The proteins below are encoded in one region of Schistosoma mansoni, WGS project CABG00000000 data, supercontig 0300, strain Puerto Rico, whole genome shotgun sequence:
- a CDS encoding XP_018644704.1, whose translation MRLSLAHFLDLNDKPKFIASCFVNLFTLFFCTKTPHYYSLHSSLKYFSRFVLYKDRCGVLTNHLSYLAIHIVLGYIFWYQFTALLILVLFMWSLFTCFICDKTLNSFPIVVDLL comes from the coding sequence ATGAGATTATCATTAGCCCATTTCCTTGATTTGAATGACAAGCCCAAATTCATTGCCTCTTGTTTTGTAAACCTCTTCACGCTctttttctgtacaaaaacaCCACACTACTATTCACTACATAGTAGTTTGAAGTATTTTTCAAGATTCGTTTTGTATAAAGATCGATGCGGTGTTCTAACAAACCATCTATCTTATTTAGCCATACACATCGTCTTAGGTTATATTTTTTGGTATCAATTTACAGCACTCCTTATTCTTGTGTTATTTATGTGGTCACTTTTTACATGCTTCATCTGTGATAAGACCCTAAATTCATTTCCCATAGTCGTTGATCTTCTCTGA